Proteins encoded by one window of Erysipelothrix rhusiopathiae:
- a CDS encoding DUF402 domain-containing protein, with amino-acid sequence MLPKVGEVIYIQSYKHDGSLHRTWSSGTVLDVDDEKIVLITYKTWVVESDGRRWFTREPAICFYYLNRWYNVISMIRNKGVYYYCNLASPSVFDEEGLKNIDYDLDVKVFPDGKYIVLDEDEFDDHQISMNYSKEIIDIVVEEKDRLVEQVKSKSYPFIEEEIYRYFDKYLTVKEFK; translated from the coding sequence ATGTTACCAAAAGTTGGAGAAGTAATATATATACAAAGTTATAAACATGATGGATCGCTTCATCGGACTTGGTCTAGTGGGACAGTCCTCGATGTTGATGATGAGAAAATCGTTTTAATAACATATAAAACTTGGGTCGTTGAATCAGATGGTAGACGATGGTTCACACGTGAACCGGCAATTTGTTTTTACTACTTAAATCGTTGGTACAATGTTATCTCGATGATACGTAATAAGGGAGTCTATTATTATTGTAATCTCGCTTCGCCGAGTGTATTCGATGAAGAAGGTCTTAAAAACATAGATTATGATCTTGATGTTAAAGTGTTTCCAGATGGGAAGTATATTGTTCTTGATGAAGATGAATTTGATGATCATCAAATTTCGATGAATTATTCGAAAGAAATTATCGATATAGTCGTCGAAGAGAAAGATCGATTAGTAGAACAAGTTAAGAGTAAAAGTTATCCATTTATCGAAGAAGAAATTTACAGATATTTCGATAAATATTTAACGGTAAAAGAATTTAAATAA